In Desulfobulbus oralis, one DNA window encodes the following:
- a CDS encoding HPF/RaiA family ribosome-associated protein — MELKVEAKNLEMRDNWQEKIEEEKAKLIRHYANLVLHLRVTIEATPGHKGGGYAVSLVAAVPGDTVVVKREGEKVRPLLVEGFDVLGAQLKDFVQKKQDYRA, encoded by the coding sequence ATGGAACTGAAGGTCGAAGCGAAAAATCTCGAAATGCGCGACAACTGGCAGGAGAAAATCGAGGAGGAAAAGGCCAAACTGATCCGCCACTATGCCAACCTGGTGTTGCACCTGCGGGTGACCATCGAGGCGACTCCGGGCCACAAGGGGGGGGGCTATGCCGTTTCGCTGGTGGCGGCCGTCCCCGGCGACACGGTGGTGGTCAAGCGCGAGGGCGAAAAGGTACGCCCGCTTTTGGTGGAGGGCTTCGACGTTCTGGGGGCGCAGTTGAAAGATTTTGTGCAGAAAAAGCAGGATTACCGGGCCTGA
- a CDS encoding DIP1984 family protein translates to MKLAEALILRADTQKRIAQLKERLLLNAKVQAGDQPAEKPESLLAELEEATCQLIALICTINRANAAAQVEGRSLADLLAERDARMAQAAILRAFLAGAAAKVDRYSQKEIALLSTVDVAAKQKEVDALARKIRNMDLKVQEKNWLTEVPDLQ, encoded by the coding sequence ATGAAACTTGCAGAAGCTTTGATTTTGCGGGCGGACACGCAAAAGCGCATCGCCCAGTTGAAGGAGCGCTTACTCCTGAACGCCAAGGTGCAGGCCGGTGACCAGCCTGCAGAAAAACCCGAGTCCCTGCTTGCCGAGCTTGAGGAAGCAACCTGCCAGTTGATTGCGCTGATCTGCACCATCAACCGCGCCAACGCGGCTGCGCAGGTGGAGGGACGAAGCCTTGCCGATCTGCTTGCCGAGCGGGACGCGCGCATGGCCCAGGCTGCAATCCTGCGCGCCTTTCTTGCCGGGGCGGCGGCAAAAGTCGACCGCTATTCCCAGAAGGAAATCGCCCTGTTGAGCACCGTGGATGTGGCAGCGAAGCAAAAGGAAGTGGATGCGCTCGCCCGGAAGATCAGAAATATGGACCTCAAAGTCCAGGAAAAGAACTGGTTGACCGAAGTGCCGGATCTGCAATAA
- a CDS encoding 4Fe-4S binding protein, whose product MLRDTLKTPSGLHRGIQILYLVFSVALGLQFALFVAWLLGKSPLLVPRPPAVEAFLPISALLALRRLILTGNWDPVHPAGLAIFLFALLTALLLRKSFCGYICPGGTLSFWLFRLGQRLGLTRNPPAWLTGLLALPKYLLLAFFLQATLRMSLPELEAFLNAPFNLAADSKMLFFFLPPDRTVCIVLALLILGSLVLPSFWCRCFCPYGALLGLISLLSPLAMRRETGACTGCGRCRRACPQGIAVDRKTRVCSTECTGCQECASVCPQRCLSLHLDLSPRPRPLPWQLMGAATVGLLLLLWLWARLSGHWVSQVPLELLRSLHENLSAIQHY is encoded by the coding sequence ATGTTGCGGGACACGCTGAAAACGCCGTCCGGGTTGCACCGGGGCATTCAAATACTGTACCTCGTCTTTTCGGTGGCGCTTGGCCTCCAGTTCGCTCTGTTTGTAGCCTGGCTGCTGGGGAAAAGCCCGCTGTTGGTGCCCAGGCCGCCGGCGGTGGAGGCCTTTCTGCCGATCAGCGCCCTGCTTGCCCTCAGGCGCCTGATCCTGACCGGCAACTGGGACCCTGTGCATCCGGCAGGTCTCGCCATTTTCCTCTTCGCCCTGCTCACGGCCCTGCTGCTGCGCAAGAGCTTCTGCGGTTATATCTGCCCCGGCGGCACGCTGTCCTTCTGGCTCTTCCGCCTGGGACAGCGGCTTGGACTCACCCGGAACCCGCCCGCCTGGCTGACCGGGCTGCTGGCCCTGCCCAAATACCTGCTCCTGGCCTTTTTCCTGCAGGCGACCCTGCGTATGAGCCTGCCCGAGCTGGAGGCCTTCCTGAATGCACCCTTCAACCTCGCGGCAGACAGCAAGATGCTCTTCTTTTTTCTGCCGCCCGACCGCACGGTCTGCATCGTGCTGGCCCTGCTCATCCTGGGCAGTCTGGTGCTGCCCTCCTTCTGGTGCCGCTGCTTCTGCCCCTATGGCGCGCTGCTGGGCCTGATCTCGCTCCTGTCGCCTTTGGCCATGCGACGGGAAACCGGCGCCTGCACGGGCTGCGGCCGCTGCCGCCGGGCCTGCCCGCAGGGCATTGCCGTTGACCGGAAGACGCGCGTCTGCAGCACGGAATGCACCGGCTGCCAGGAATGCGCCAGTGTCTGCCCGCAGCGCTGCCTGAGCCTGCATCTGGATCTGTCGCCACGGCCCCGGCCCCTGCCCTGGCAGCTCATGGGCGCGGCAACGGTGGGCCTGCTCCTGCTGCTCTGGCTCTGGGCACGTCTGAGCGGCCACTGGGTATCCCAGGTGCCACTGGAGCTTTTGCGGAGCCTGCACGAAAACCTGTCCGCCATCCAGCACTATTGA
- a CDS encoding nitroreductase family protein, with product MEFAQLIRERYSVRRFTAEPVTDAELQSILEAARLAPTAVNKQPQRLLVLRSAGSLEKLRACTKYSFDAPLVIAVCANTAEAWVRPHDQDNSAVVDAAIVGTHLMLAVHNLGLGSTWLGFFDPVLFRREFKLPAHIEPVALFPIGHPAPEAQPSPMHAKRRPLAETVAYETF from the coding sequence ATGGAATTTGCACAACTGATTCGGGAACGCTATTCGGTCCGCAGGTTCACGGCCGAGCCGGTTACGGATGCCGAGCTCCAAAGCATTCTGGAGGCGGCCCGGCTGGCGCCGACCGCGGTCAACAAGCAGCCGCAGCGGCTCCTGGTACTCAGGAGCGCCGGGAGCCTCGAAAAACTCCGGGCCTGCACCAAGTACAGCTTTGACGCGCCCCTGGTCATCGCGGTCTGCGCCAACACGGCAGAAGCCTGGGTGCGTCCCCACGACCAGGACAACTCCGCCGTGGTGGATGCGGCCATTGTGGGCACGCATCTCATGCTGGCTGTGCACAATCTGGGTCTGGGCAGCACCTGGTTGGGCTTTTTTGATCCAGTCCTGTTCCGGCGGGAGTTCAAACTGCCGGCCCACATCGAGCCGGTGGCCCTCTTTCCGATCGGCCACCCGGCCCCGGAGGCCCAGCCCTCGCCCATGCACGCCAAAAGGCGGCCGCTTGCCGAAACGGTGGCGTACGAAACGTTCTAG